A stretch of Fibrobacter sp. DNA encodes these proteins:
- a CDS encoding T9SS type A sorting domain-containing protein translates to MSIFRTIIAVCLFSAAAFAQDDVNLSAPAFLDDFNDAYGGAPHQNTLGEVYGCVTEGAAYLGGGYWYTFDDKSGSTVKNAAGERIVAKDNEITMVPDSFMHVLISTSTSSLDYPYAAVGCNLVGEGEKYLDFSKMTAVKLKVKGSGTVRMQFDTKDFADGGYDWGQYGYSIKLTADWTTVNIPVDDLLPEAYSEMDKAGWTWSHGASAVNKMAFQVKSGDADFSVDDIELVGLTYGDLFSSSSVNRAKSFRVATVFSVNPSTISFNLPQKQSVTLSIHDMLGNKVRSLYNGTTSAKTINWNSSSLPNGRYLVVLDSKEGRLSQPLNITK, encoded by the coding sequence ATGTCTATCTTTCGTACCATTATCGCTGTTTGCCTTTTTTCCGCAGCGGCATTTGCTCAGGACGATGTCAATCTGAGTGCTCCGGCATTTCTTGATGATTTCAATGATGCTTATGGTGGAGCTCCTCACCAGAATACTCTGGGTGAGGTATATGGTTGTGTTACAGAAGGTGCTGCTTACCTGGGAGGAGGATACTGGTATACGTTTGATGATAAAAGCGGTTCAACAGTGAAAAATGCCGCTGGAGAAAGAATTGTTGCTAAAGATAATGAAATAACCATGGTCCCTGACAGTTTTATGCATGTTCTCATCTCAACATCTACCAGTTCATTGGATTATCCTTATGCCGCAGTTGGATGCAATCTCGTCGGTGAAGGAGAGAAATATCTCGATTTCAGCAAAATGACTGCAGTGAAATTGAAGGTAAAAGGAAGTGGAACTGTAAGAATGCAATTTGATACTAAAGACTTTGCTGATGGAGGATATGACTGGGGCCAATACGGGTATTCAATCAAACTCACCGCAGATTGGACCACTGTGAATATTCCAGTTGATGATCTTCTTCCTGAAGCCTATTCCGAAATGGACAAAGCAGGATGGACATGGAGCCACGGAGCTTCTGCTGTTAACAAAATGGCTTTTCAGGTTAAATCTGGTGATGCCGATTTTTCTGTTGACGACATCGAGCTTGTTGGTTTAACCTACGGGGATCTGTTCTCGTCAAGCAGCGTTAATCGCGCCAAATCTTTCAGAGTTGCAACTGTATTCTCAGTAAATCCATCTACAATATCCTTTAATCTGCCGCAGAAACAAAGCGTTACCCTTTCCATTCACGATATGCTGGGAAACAAGGTGCGTTCCCTTTACAATGGTACCACTTCTGCAAAGACAATCAACTGGAACAGCAGCAGCCTTCCCAACGGACGTTATCTGGTAGTGCTTGACAGTAAGGAAGGACGGCTTTCTCAGCCACTTAATATTACAAAGTAA
- the ispG gene encoding flavodoxin-dependent (E)-4-hydroxy-3-methylbut-2-enyl-diphosphate synthase: protein MQSISRKITRKINVRGITIGGDAPIVIQSMTNTKPSDIDGTLAQIDRLTKAGCRIVRIAVPDQNAAASFKTVRSQTDVPLVADIHFDYRLAIAAIEAGADKIRINPGNIGSPERVKMVIDAAKSAGVPVRIGVNSGSLEKRLLEKYGGPEPEALVESAQGYIATMDKLGFGDIILSIKASDVLTTIKACRLLSQNTDVPQHIGITESGTLRSGSIRSAVGIGTLLAEGIGDTIRVSLAGDPVQEIGVAREILKSLGLAKGLVVIACPTCGRTQIDLESLAVQVEEIVSGIEKPLKVAVMGCVVNGPGEARDADIGIAGGKGEGLIFVKGKPAIKVPESKLLDTFKEYLSQL, encoded by the coding sequence ATGCAGAGTATCTCCAGAAAAATAACCAGGAAAATCAATGTAAGAGGGATTACGATCGGAGGAGACGCTCCGATTGTGATACAGTCGATGACCAACACAAAACCCTCAGATATTGATGGAACGCTTGCTCAGATCGATCGATTGACAAAAGCGGGATGTCGTATAGTACGGATCGCTGTTCCTGACCAGAATGCGGCTGCTTCTTTCAAGACGGTAAGGAGCCAGACCGATGTGCCGCTTGTAGCCGATATTCATTTTGATTATCGTCTGGCAATTGCTGCAATTGAGGCTGGCGCAGACAAGATCAGGATCAATCCCGGTAATATTGGTTCCCCGGAAAGAGTAAAAATGGTTATAGATGCTGCTAAAAGCGCAGGCGTTCCGGTGCGGATCGGTGTAAATTCAGGATCTCTGGAAAAAAGACTGCTGGAAAAGTATGGCGGGCCAGAGCCTGAGGCTCTTGTGGAGAGTGCTCAGGGGTATATCGCCACCATGGATAAGCTGGGATTCGGGGATATAATCCTGTCGATCAAGGCCAGCGATGTGTTGACCACGATAAAGGCTTGCCGTCTCCTGTCGCAGAACACCGATGTACCCCAGCATATCGGAATTACAGAATCGGGGACCCTAAGAAGTGGTTCAATCAGATCCGCTGTGGGCATAGGTACTCTGCTGGCTGAAGGAATAGGGGACACAATAAGAGTGTCACTTGCAGGTGATCCGGTACAGGAGATAGGAGTTGCCAGGGAGATCCTTAAATCGCTGGGTCTAGCAAAGGGTCTGGTAGTAATTGCCTGTCCTACCTGTGGGCGAACGCAGATTGACCTTGAATCACTGGCGGTACAGGTGGAGGAGATTGTCTCTGGCATAGAAAAGCCCCTGAAGGTAGCGGTTATGGGATGTGTGGTGAACGGGCCGGGGGAGGCCAGGGATGCTGATATAGGAATTGCCGGAGGAAAAGGTGAGGGATTGATCTTTGTAAAGGGAAAACCGGCAATTAAAGTACCCGAATCCAAACTTCTGGATACATTCAAAGAATACCTCAGTCAATTATAA